One window of Medicago truncatula cultivar Jemalong A17 chromosome 2, MtrunA17r5.0-ANR, whole genome shotgun sequence genomic DNA carries:
- the LOC112419243 gene encoding uncharacterized protein, whose product MGSIPAAKKGNTKGPLDIEFYQNLEVTLGKRKQTNMKDFDKKARETANQYIARFFYLNGIAFNVAKSKSFKLMVEAIGQYGPKLKPPSCHELRNPCLNKELENTYKMLETNKAEAAKYGCSIMSDGWTDTKGRTLINFLINSPASTMFIKSIDASSYVKSGKSIFEMLDKFVGEIGESSVVQLVTNNGRNYVLAGKLLQASRPKIFWTPCVAHCIDLILEEIGKIPKVKKVVAQGISLVGFIYNHSLVLNLLWEKAEMELIRHGVTSDEAKGRKATAIVLQISFWEDIVHALKAMGPLIKVLRLVYNEKIPAMGFVYQAMVDARNQIKKNFGDNESKYKPILEIVDRRWSVQLHHLLYAAGHYLNPKHFYDNPQMENDDLLLDGLYECIRKLSSSPENMDDIHRELSKYKACAGKFRLKEAIRHREDKHTSLAEWWKRYGSKTSNLQLLAIKILSLTCSSSGRERNWSTFEHIHSKKRNRLKHEMLQKLVFVKYNQTLKEHRESDEYIDPVIMDDPEINVGREWLLGDEVRVREGQSEVVYDDDDLGLLDVEEASGAAEPIFNTRSQAALLKAVATATTHAAPPPSKSKGKQGAKVSNGKGKQGEKVSKGRGKQVVVVDEYDLEFVNDWGDEEKEDEEGDIEDKEDEAKHMNDGGNGSDNEDFHDY is encoded by the exons ATGGGGAGTATTCCGGCTGCCAAAAAGGGTAATACAAAAGGTCCATTAGATATAGAGTTTTATCAAAATCTTGAGGTAACATtgggaaaaagaaaacaaacaaatatgaaaGATTTTGATAAGAAAGCAAGAGAAACGGCTAATCAATATATAGCACGCTTTTTTTACCTGAATGGAATTGCGTTCAACGTTGCAAAATCAAAAAGTTTCAAATTAATGGTTGAAGCAATTGGTCAATATGGTCCTAAGTTGAAGCCTCCTTCTTGTCATGAGTTGAGAAACCCATGTCTTAACAAAGAGTTggaaaatacatataaaatgtTGGAGACTAATAAGGCGGAAGCGGCAAAATATGGTTGCTCCATAATGTCCGATGGTTGGACGGATACAAAGGGAAGAAcattgattaactttttaatcaaCTCTCCGGCAAGTACTATGTTTATTAAGAGTATTGATGCTTCCTCATATGTGAAAAGcggaaaatcaatttttgagaTGTTGGATAAATTTGTTGGGGAGATTGGCGAAAGCAGTGTTGTTCAGTTGGTTACCAACAACGGGAGAAATTATGTTTTGGCTG gTAAACTTCTTCAAGCTTCGAGACCGAAAATCTTTTGGACTCCATGTGTTGCACACTGCATAGATTTAATACTAGAAGAGATTGGAAAGATTCCAAAAGTAAAGAAGGTTGTAGCACAAGGAATTAGTCTTGTGGGGTTCATCTATAACCAttctttggttttgaatttaTTGTGGGAGAAAGCTGAAATGGAGTTGATTAGACATGGAGTCACAAG TGATGAAGCCAAGGGTAGGAAGGCAACTGCTATTGTTCTTCAAATCTCATTTTGGGAGGATATTGTTCATGCTCTTAAAGCTATGGGGCCTCTTATAAAAGTACTTAGGCTTGTTTATAATGAAAAAATCCCTGCAATGGGTTTCGTATATCAAGCAATGGTGGATGCAAGGAATCAAATTAAGAAAAACTTCGGTGACAATGAAAGCAAGTACAAACCAATCCTTGAAATTGTTGACAGAAGGTGGAGTGTTCAACTACATCATCTGTTGTATGCAGCTGGACATTATCTGAATCCGAAGCACTTTTATGACAATCCACAAATGGAGaatgatgatttgttgttggATGGCCTTTATGAATGCATTAGAAAGCTTTCTTCTTCTCCTGAAAATATGGATGACATTCATAGAGAATTGTCAAAGTATAAGGCTTGTGCGGGtaaatttagattgaaagaagcAATAAGGCACAGAGAGGATAAGCATACATCTCTTG CTGAGTGGTGGAAGAGGTATGGATCAAAAACATCAAATTTGCAGCTACTTGCTATTAAAATATTGAGTTTGACTTGTAGCTCATCGGGGCGTGAGAGGAATTGGAGTACTTTTGAGCAT ATTCACTCCAAGAAAAGAAATAGGCTTAAACATGAGATGTTgcaaaaattggtttttgttaaGTACAACCAAACTTTGAAGGAACACCGTGAAAGTGATGAATATATTGATCCGGTGATCATGGATGATCCTGAAATTAATGTTGGTAGAGAATGGTTATTGGGCGATGAAGTTCGTGTTCGTGAAGGTCAAAGTGAGGttgtttatgatgatgatgatttaggTTTGCTAGATGTTGAAGAGGCGAGTGGTGCTGCCGAGCCCATATTCAACACTAGGAGCCAAGCAGCTTTGCTGAAGGCAGTTGCAACTGCTACAACTCATGCAGCTCCTCCCCCATCAAAATCTAAGGGAAAGCAAGGGGCAAAAGTTTCTAACGGAAAAGGAAAGCAAGGGGAAAAAGTTTCTAAGGGAAGAGGAAAGCAAGTGGTAGTAGTTGACGAATATGATCTAGAATTTGTTAATGATTGGGGggatgaagaaaaagaggatGAAGAGGGAGATATTGAAGACAAAGAGGATGAGGCAAAGCACATGAATGATGGTGGAAATGGAAGTGATAATGAAGATTTTCATGATTATTGA